Proteins encoded by one window of Drosophila melanogaster chromosome X:
- the CG12496 gene encoding uncharacterized protein — protein MLKWTASAQRLNEIPVHDQDANQPQRRRLQRRQRRQRRATIANKENVPDTVGYTSTPVPITRLRNSPLVLAPLSDIRNVTPEAVVRSQAPQRVQSVRYATTLPRFAEDYSPNGLPSGQHLALRGLAPLDPFLGQPRYIVGSGAGVNKLKQRRLDEDFVATLEPELQETAVPEPPTPKVEVRPSTPQPASTQMGDQTLDRLIDAILDSACKANASSKKKPRRSTFNLRRRTLVKQQMESNCPQEVLSPSYAPGDDPASDLSFGLVPLPMHNLMPTPEPASPLAKIPHNLLVQLATPVAPKSAPCDNTFCLETPVKALKRTRKEIVAKESPIKRYKVDERNYFEVGLALPSSIYV, from the coding sequence AGAGGAGGAGGCTGCAGAGGAGGCAGCGCCGTCAGCGGAGGGCCACCATTGCCAACAAGGAGAACGTGCCTGACACCGTGGGCTACACCTCCACGCCAGTGCCCATTACCCGGCTGCGCAACAGTCCCCTGGTCCTGGCGCCGCTGAGCGATATCCGGAATGTCACCCCGGAGGCGGTGGTGCGCAGTCAGGCGCCCCAAAGGGTACAGAGTGTGCGATACGCCACCACATTGCCACGTTTTGCCGAGGACTACTCGCCCAACGGACTGCCCAGTGGTCAGCACTTGGCGCTGAGGGGCCTGGCTCCGTTGGATCCCTTTCTGGGCCAGCCGCGCTATATTGTAGGCTCGGGTGCAGGAGTTAACAAACTCAAGCAGCGTAGACTGGACGAGGACTTTGTGGCCACCTTGGAGCCGGAGTTGCAGGAGACGGCAGTGCCAGAGCCACCCACCCCCAAGGTGGAAGTGCGTCCAAGCACACCGCAGCCCGCCTCCACGCAGATGGGTGATCAGACCTTGGATCGCCTAATCGATGCCATCTTGGATTCCGCCTGCAAGGCGAACGCCAGCAGCAAGAAGAAGCCGAGAAGGTCCACCTTCAATCTGCGCAGACGCACCTTGGTCAAGCAGCAAATGGAGTCGAACTGCCCCCAGGAGGTGCTGTCGCCATCCTACGCACCTGGAGACGATCCGGCCTCGGATCTGAGCTTTGGCCTGGTTCCCCTGCCCATGCACAACCTGATGCCCACTCCGGAACCGGCATCGCCCCTGGCCAAGATTCCTCACAACTTGCTTGTCCAACTGGCCACTCCAGTGGCCCCCAAGTCTGCCCCCTGCGACAACACCTTCTGCCTGGAGACTCCAGTCAAGGCCCTGAAGAGGACCCGCAAGGAGATCGTCGCCAAGGAGTCCCCCATTAAGCGCTACAAGGTCGACGAGCGCAATTACTTCGAGGTGGGATTGGCCCTGCCCTCGTCTATATATGTCTGA